GGAGTCCAACACGGCGGCCCCGGCGTCGAAGCGCGAAATCTCCAGCAGGTCCGAAAGCAACGACTGGAAGCGTTCCACCTGGTTGTAAAGCAGTTCGGCGGAACGCTTGTTGATGGGGTCGAAGTCATCGCGGGCATCGAACAACACTTCGGCTGCCATCCGAACGGTGGTGAGCGGTGTCCGCAGTTCATGGGACACATCGGAGACGAACCGCTGCTGCATCTGGGACAACGTGGCGAGCTGGGTAATCTGTTCCTGCAGGCTCGCGGCCATGTGGTTGAAGGAGGCGCCCAGCCTGGCCACCTCGTCTTCGCCCTTGACCACCATCCGCTCCTGCAACTGGCCTGCGGCCAGCTTTTCGGAGACGACGGCGGCGTGGCTCACCGGACTCACGACGTTCCTGGTCACATACCAGGCGATACCGCCGATCATCAGGATGAGTGCGGCACCGCCCGCCCAGAGCACGTTCTGGATTTCGTCCAGGGTTTGTTGGGCGGTATCAAGGTCATAGAGGAGATAGAGCTCGTAGACCGTGCCGTTGAACGTGACCTTGTTTCCGACGGCGATGCCAGGGTGGTCCTGGTTGCCGACGGGGAACTCAGTGGAAGCCCAGTACTGGTCCTTGCCCGATTCCTGCACCGACTTGCGGAGTGCCGGAGGGATGACGCGGACCGTCAACTGATCCGAGGCCCGCGATTCCACCCAGCGGTTGCGCGGCTTGGTTTGTTCGGGCATCGCTTCGAAGACGTATCGCCGCTGGATGACCGAGCCGTTGCCCTCCACCGCTTTGAGCGTGTCGTAGACGAGGGTGATGACGCTTGACTGGTCGTTGGCCTGTGAACCGTCGAAGGTGTCCTGGACTTGCTTGACGTAGTAGCGGCTCTCGGATTCGGCTTGTTTCAAACGCTCCTGGAACAGGTTGTTCGCTATTTGGTTCGAGAGGTACGCGCCGACCACCGCAAACGACACCATCGACAGCACGATCGTCACCGCGACGGTCCTGAATTCGAGCGAGCGGCGCCAGCGGCGCAGCAGTGCGCGCCACAAGTAGCGGATACCCGGCCGGATGTGGCGAAGTCCGGTCACTACGAGGCGGGAGACACGCAGTGCGAGGATCAGGGCGCGGCGGGTCCAGATGCGGGCGCGCTCCAGGATCCACGGGAGGTTCAGTGCCCGGGCGTCCGTGTGTTCCGGGACAGGATGTCCTGAAACGGGATGTTTGACCTTGGCCGCCGGGGCCTCTTGGTCAGTGCCGGGCTCGCCGGTGGAAGACTCAGGCGCCTGCTTTATATCCGACACCACGAACCGTCAACACAACTTCAGGAGCTTCCGGGTCACGCTCGATCTTGGACCGCAGTCGCTGGACATGGACATTGACCAGTCGGGTGTCGGCAGCGTGGCGGTAGC
This genomic interval from Arthrobacter sp. FW306-2-2C-D06B contains the following:
- the mtrB gene encoding MtrAB system histidine kinase MtrB; protein product: MNLPWILERARIWTRRALILALRVSRLVVTGLRHIRPGIRYLWRALLRRWRRSLEFRTVAVTIVLSMVSFAVVGAYLSNQIANNLFQERLKQAESESRYYVKQVQDTFDGSQANDQSSVITLVYDTLKAVEGNGSVIQRRYVFEAMPEQTKPRNRWVESRASDQLTVRVIPPALRKSVQESGKDQYWASTEFPVGNQDHPGIAVGNKVTFNGTVYELYLLYDLDTAQQTLDEIQNVLWAGGAALILMIGGIAWYVTRNVVSPVSHAAVVSEKLAAGQLQERMVVKGEDEVARLGASFNHMAASLQEQITQLATLSQMQQRFVSDVSHELRTPLTTVRMAAEVLFDARDDFDPINKRSAELLYNQVERFQSLLSDLLEISRFDAGAAVLDSEPTDIFQVVSHVIDGASPVAAEYGSEVRLASRHKRIIVEMDARRIDRILRNLLLNAVEHGEGKPVHVSVAANQEAVAISVRDFGIGMTAAETARVFDRFWRADPARARTTGGSGLGLSIAAEDTKLHNGWLQAWGRKGSGSNFRLTLPLKKGGTIVKSPLQLEPAEIHLPGAAPERQMLVLDAGEPQLERDSADDPRAEGAPALPPALPPALPPAGDDEADKTQGGTAP